From Pseudomonadota bacterium:
AGGTTCTGTTTTTAACTGATTCTACAGAGAGGAATTTCATGGACCGGAAAGAACATATTGTGAAACAGGATTATTCAGTACTCGATCAGCCTGCAGTTGTGCAGCGGCTTTTTCACCCCAGGGTGGAGCGGAAGAACGGAACGACGGAAAAAAACCGTGTCGATGTCGATATCGAGGTCGCGAGCGGAGTTACCGTAGGCGCGAGATACCATCTGGCGGAAGATCCGGAAGGGCCGAATATTCTCATGTTTCACGGCAACGGGGAGACCGCAGCCGACTATGACGACCTCGCGCCGGAGTACACGGGCAGGGGCGTCAGCTTCCTGGTGGCCGATTACCGGGGCTACGGCTGGAGTGGCGGCGAGCCCACAGTGACCTCGATGATTCAGGACGCCTACAAGATCAAGGAGCACGCGCGAAAGTTTCTCGCCGCGGCGGGGAGGAATGGAAAATTCGCGGTGATGGGGCGCTCTCTCGGCAG
This genomic window contains:
- a CDS encoding alpha/beta hydrolase translates to MDRKEHIVKQDYSVLDQPAVVQRLFHPRVERKNGTTEKNRVDVDIEVASGVTVGARYHLAEDPEGPNILMFHGNGETAADYDDLAPEYTGRGVSFLVADYRGYGWSGGEPTVTSMIQDAYKIKEHARKFLAAAGRNGKFAVMGRSLGSACAVELAIFNSDIDGVIIESGFAHTRPVLTSLGLDVDALGITEEKGFANLLKIKSYLKPVLIIHGARDQIIPMGEAAELHAECGSAGKELQVVPGADHNSIIAVGGRLYFELIERFVRKLGRPARRKKSGVR